gataaagCTAAATATAACGGTGGCTAAATCATGGAAACATGTTACATTTAAATGGCccaaaattgtatgatgtgGGTGTGAGAAAAATCGAAGATTTAACAGTGtagtgcgaaactgcagtagcgcccaacatttttgtgtatttttaaatcTTCAAAAAGAGTTCACAAttgtctagacgtattattatagtgacgtctataCGTATTATTGACGTCTATACGTATTATTATATTGACGTCTAtacgtattattatagtgacgtctatacgtattattatagtgactgTAAAGAAGACCCGTGTCACACGTTAACGTTTCCAAACAACTTTAATTCAACAATGATCAGATGTTCGAAATCtgcaacaacaataacaaattacataaacacatgcataaagctaggcctagaccactGTATAAAGCTCCCAAAAGCAAACTAGACAAAAAACTCATTAgagctacagtatataataatatcaaagtaCAATACAGTGAATGCACTACTCAAAGAACTTACACTATTACGTCTACATTAAGGTTATATTTCACGGGAATTCTCATAAGATGTGCGTATCAATCACCAATTCAAAGATTCACATGGTCAACATGACCTCTGACCCACTCTTATTATCTAGAACTAGAGAGGGCGCTAAACCATTAAACAAGATATAAAGTCAAACTTTACATTCCGCCCCACGAAACAAACTATTCATTAATGCCGTCTACTGCCACTAGAACGATCAATCGTTGCACTGCACGAGTTACAGTCTGCTTCGCATTTCTATCTTCATTTCTTAATTCAACTTGCACCGTTCTCACTTTTCCGTTTATGTCTGGATACACACTGGAACCCAATCCCATCCTCCATTTCCCACGGGCGGTGTTGCTATCCTGCACCAACACGACATCTCCGATCTGCATATTTCTCTTCTCATGATGCCATTTTTGTCTAACTATTAATGATGGGAAGTAATCTCTGTTCCATTTACCCCAGAAAGACTTTATTAAGCTTTGTACAAATTCGATACGGTTTCTAATGTTATTGGTAGCTCTCCATGGTCCACTCGGTACTCTGGTTGTAGCACGTCCCaataaaatcgtatttggacaTAAGTATGCCCCATCTTCGGGATCGGTTGGATGTCTCCCAATTGGCCTTTCGTTAACCAAGTTGGCTACCTCAAATAGCACGGTTTGTAATTCGTTAAATGGAAGAACTTGTCCACCAATGGCATGATGTATACCTTTCTTTATACCTTTGTTCAGTATCTCTGTTACTCCATTTTGCCAGGGAGAATCCGCGGCTGAAAACTTCCAAGTAGTACCTTTGGTGATGCCGAAATCATGAAGATCACTCTCCTGCCATCCGTCAATTACCCCTTTTAACTCCTTCGAAGCAGAAACTAATTGATTGTATATCTCAGTGGGGTATCCTCTTATGGACACAAATCTACGAAATGCTTGTAGAAATCCAGTTGTGCTGTAGTCCGTGGCGAGGTCTAGATATACGGCTTGAGTAACAAAACAGGTGAATATGATTCCATAAGCTTTTCCTCTTGCTCTCTTGTTTACTTCGCCACGAGTTATAAATGGACCAAACAAGTCAACACCGATGAATGACCATGGTGGAGAGGGCTTCAATCGCTCAATAGGTAATTGTCCCATCTGTTGTCCGGACATGTCTTTCTCTCTCTTCCTACAAGGAACACAATGGTGTCTGATGCTTTTGGCTAATCTCTGTAAATTCAGAATCCAATACCTCAAACGAACAAGGGATACGGTAGACTGTACACCACAATGACTCCTATTATGTGCATGTGTAACATATAGTTTCGAAAATCGATGGTTTGCTGTCAATAGCGGTACTTCTTGGTTGTTGTAGCTAAAGTTAATATGCCTCTGCGCACGAGCTCCTACTACAATCACACCATCATCTTGTACTCTAGGTGATAGCTTAGCATACTGGTCATCGAATCGTTTTTCATTGTTTATGAGCATGTCCATTATTGGTTTTTGGCACTCGATAATCCACAAGAGTTCGGCTTCATTGATGTCATTTGCTGTTAGAACATTTAAAGCGCCggcaatttttttcattttatacatGTTTTTCATTTTCGTGTTGTATGCAACAGCCTTCTCTGGATCCTTTTTTAACCTATTCTCAAGAGATTTTAGAGCGAAAAGTGCGGCGTTTCGATTATTTGGCAATTCAGCTGGGTCTTTAATCCAGGGATATTCTGCAATCCAATGAGAACCACAAAATTTGAGATTTTTCTCGATCAACGCCAATTCCCTTTCTTCCTTCAGTGTGTATTCCTTTGCGCCAACGGGACATCTCCCACAACGACAGCTACCACATTGAGGGTTGCACTGAACACCCATTCCTGCCATCTTAATAAATGAATCCAAACTGCAAGTTGTAACATGATGTATTAATGCTGCAGTCTTTACAAGCGttgttgtattttcttttagGGTTGGATGTGAACCGCCCAAGCATTTTCCAAATCGGTTCTCGAGCAAAAGTAGATGTTCCGCAGCTTCCATTCTTATTGGGTGATAACCTGCGTACTCGTATCCTACAAGCAAGTCAACTTGGCCAGTTGGTCGCTTGATCTCTTCAAATCGGACTTTACTGAATAGTCCCACTACATGCTGCACTGCTATGCATTCTATATTTGACGTAATCTGGTCAATACCGTATGCAGATATGTTGATCACGGATCCCTGTTTGTCGATTAGAGGTACAATATAATGGAAACTGTCTATTTCCTCTGTTAGTCCTCCAATCTTCGTAATGGCAATTTTCAGAGGCTGACCCTTAAGCTTGGCTGCCCTTGCCGATTTGTTTGTTACGAGAGATGCCGTTGCACAGCCATCAAACAAGACATTCATATGCCCAGCTCCCACCTTTATGCTCATCAACTGCAAAAGGCAGGCTCCAGTTTGTTTAGAAGTGGCGACCCCCGTGTGGTGATTTAATGTTGTTTTGGGTTGACTATTGTCTCCAACAGTATCGTCATGTAGGCTTGAGTGGTGTAAGCGTGAACATTCAGATACACCACATTGTCGTTTGTTTTTGCATTCAGCTATACGATGCCCTCTTACTAGGCAGCCAAAACATGCACCCTTGGCCCTAACAAGTTGTGTTTTGTCAGATAGGTTCATTGCAATGTAAGCCCGGCATTCAGGCGTGGTATGCTGGCCCATGTCATGGACTAAGCAGTTCTTGTTGTTTTCAGATTTGGGTGCGTCGTTTCTCTCTTCAATGTTTGTGGTGTTAATGGTAAAGCGCGAAGACGGCTTCGATCTCACTCCCGACACTTCGTATTCTACACTTTTCTTTTCCCTCACTAAAAATTTAAGAAGCGCAGGAAATCTGTCAGTTCTATCAATTACTGCTTTTTCATCATATAATGACCGTGACCATTCTCTTCGAATAGCAGGTGGCAATCTCCTCTCAATGTCACTAACCACTCTGGTGTTGGACATTTCCTTCTCCATTCCTAATTTCCGTAGGTCATTATGACCTCTCTCGATGATGTCGACAAACTCAACAAATCTTTTGTCGTCTCCGTCTTTGAGTGAGTCGATACTTTCAAAGTCATGCATAACGGCATCTGCTAATTTTATTGGGTCGCCATACCGCTCATCCAATCGCTTCCATATTTCGTTGATATCATCATCTACGGCGCCTACAACTTGTAGAGGTTTTTCTCCAAGAGATTTCCGCAAAACGAATGCTGCTTGATCCCTTGTGGTCTCAGGCAAAATGAATTTTAGAAAGTCTGTTTTGAATCTAGGGTAGGCCCTTACATCTCCGTCAAAGGTTGGCAATCGCATTTTTTCCAATTGTATACCGCCTTTTCTCTTTTCATCTACTGTCTTCTGAGTTTTGCTTTTGTCGAGGTGCTCCAAAAATATAGCAACAGCACTACTGGTCTCGCCGTACTTATCACGTACTGACTGGAGCCACAGATTTTCATTTATTGCCTCTTCATTGGGAAGCATGGAAACGTATTGCATATGTGCAGTTTTTACGTCTTCCATCAATTTTACAAGGTCAGCCCTTGCAGCTTTAACACCCTCAACAGAATTCTTGTTAATCAATTGGATTATCTGATCGCAAAGTTGTTGAAAATCATCATGTTGTATGCTACGAACGTTTTTCGCTCTCATTGCTGATATTTGGACTTCTTCCTCCTGCAGATGCCTTCTGTCAATTGCCTCAGAATCTATGTGCTGTTCATTAATGCGTGTTTTGTGTCTAAGTATCATTTCTCTTACTTCATCATATGTCTTCCCTAGTTGGCCAATCCAATTCTCATTCTCCTCTTCGTCCTTTGCAGACTGTAAAACTACTGATTCATGTCGATCGTTTACTGATTTCCAGGCTTCCTTCAAGTCAGCATTCAGCATATGTACATATTCTATTGTTTTATTCTGGTCAATTGCGGCGACGATAGAATTACAAATTCTTGTAAAACGTCCCTTGGCAATACGTCTCAATTTCTTATAATCGGGGTCAGCCATGTTTTATAGAATAAAATTAAAGTCGGTGATTCAAGTGAATACAGTTCTGtgtatacagtaatacaagGATGTAGCTCCTGGCGCAGTCAAATATTGGTATCACACCGAAAGAACGGTAACTTGAGTGCGTGATGAGCAGGTTCATAAACAGGTCAGCAGAGTGCTGTCACTTCTCACTGTGCACGTAGAACACAGTATTTCGAATGTAAAGAAGACCCGTGTCACACGTTAACGTTTCCAAACAACTTTAATTCAACAATGATCAGATGTTCGAAATCtgcaacaacaataacaaattacataaacacatgcataaagctaggcctagaccactGTATAAAGCTCCCAAAAGCAAACTAGACAAAAAACTCATTAgagctacagtatataataatatcaaagtaCAATACAGTGAATGCACTACTCAAAGAACTTACACTATTACGTCTACATTAAGGTTATATTTCACGGGAATTCTCATAAGATGTGCGTATCAATCACCAATTCAAAGATTCACATGGTCAACATGACCTCTGACCCACTCTTATTATCTAGAACTAGAGAGGGCGCTAAACCATTAAACAAGATATAAAGTCAAACTTtacagtgacgtctagacgtattattatagtgacgtctagacgtattattatagtgaggtctagacgtattattatagtgacgtctagacatattattatattgacgccgagacgtactgttatagtgacaactagacgtactgttagtgacgtctagacgtgactgttatagtgacgtctagacgtactgttatagtgacgtctagacgtactgttatagtgacgaCTAGACGTACTGTTCAGTGACGTcgagacgtactgttatagtgacgtctagatgtactgttatagtgacgtctagacgtactgttatagtgacgtctagacgtaattattatagtgacgtctagacgtaattattatagtgacgtctagacgtaattattatattgacgtctagacgtaattattatagtgacgtctagacgtaattattatagtgacgtctagacgtattattatagtgacctCTAGACGTAATTATTATTGTGACCTGTAGACGtaattattatagtgacgtctagacgtattattatagtgacgtctagacgtattattatagtgacctctagacgtattattatagtgacgtctagacgcaTTATTatagtggcgtctagacgtactgttatagtgacgtctagacgtattattatagtgacgtctatacgtattattatattgacgtctatatgtattattattgacgtctatacatattattatattgacgTCTATACGTATTATTGTGACGTCTAGaagtattattatagtgacgtctagacgtattattatagtgacatCTATACGTATTATtttagtgacgtctagacgtattattatagtgacgtctagacgtattgttatagtgacgtctagacgtactgttatagtgacgtctagacgtactgttatggtgacgtctagacgtactgttatagtgacgtctagacgtactgttatagtgacgtctagacgtaatgtaatagtgacgtctagacgtactgttatagtgacgtctagacgtactgttatagtgacgtctagacgtactgttatagtgacgtctagacgtactgttataggtgacgtctagacgtactgttatagtgacgtctagacgtactgttatagtgacgtctagacgtactgttatagtgacgtctagacgtactgttatagtgacgtctagacgtactgttatagtgacgtaTATACGTATTATTATATTGATGTCTAtacgtattattatagtgacgtctagaggtattattatagtgacgtctagacggaTTATTATAGTGaagtctagacgtattattatagtgacgtctataCGTATTATtttagtgacgtctagacgtattattatagtgacgtctagacgtattattatagtgacgtctatacgtattattatagtgacgtttatacgtattattatagtgacgtctagacgtattattatagtgacgtctagacgtattattatagtgacgtctagacgtattgttatagtgacgtctagacgtattgttATAGTAACGTCTAGATGTACTGCTATAGTGACGtatagacgtactgttatagtgacacctagacgtactgttatagtgacgtctagacgtaatgtaatagtgacgtctagacgtactgttatagtgacgtctagacgtactgttatagtgacgtctagacgtactgttataggtgacgtctagacgtactgttatagttacgtctagacgtactgttatagtgacgtctagacatactgttatagtgacgtctagacgtactgttatagtgacgtctagacgtactgttataggtgacgtctagacgtactgttatagtgacgtctagacgtactgttatagtgacgtctagacgtactgttatagtgacgtctagaggtattattatagtgacgtctagacggaTTAATATAGTGaagtctagacgtattattatagtgacgtctatacgtattattatagtgacgtctagacgtattattatagtgacgtctagacgtattattatagtgacgtctatacgtattattatagtgacgtctatacgtattattatagtgacgtctagacaaattattatagtgacgtctagacgtattattatagtgacgtctagacgtattgttatagtgacgtctagacgtattgttatagtgacgtctagatgtactcttatagtgacgtctagacgtactgttatagtgacacctagacgtactgttatagtgacgtctagacgtaatgtaatagtgacgtctagacgtactgttatagtgacgtctagacgtactgttatagtgacgtctagacgtactgttatagtgacgtctagacgtactgttatagtgacgtctagacgtactgttataggtGACGTCTAGAggtactgttatagtgacgtctagacgtactgttatagtgacaTCTAGACatactgttatagtgacgtctagacgtactgttatagtgacgtctatacgtattattatattgacgtctagacgtattattatagtgacgtctagaggtattattatagtgacgtctagacggattactatagtgacgtctagacgtattattattgtgacgtctagacgtattattatagtgacgtctagacgtattattatagtgacgtctagacgtattattatagtgacgtctatacgtattattatagtgacgtctatacgtattattatagtgacgtctatacgtattattatagtgacgtctagacgtattattatagtgacgtctagacgtattattatacTGACGTCTAtacgtattattatagtgacgtctataCGTATTATtttagtgacgtctagacgtattattatagtgacgtctagacgtattattatagtgacgtctagacgtattgttatagtgacgtctagacgtattgttatagtgacgtctagatgtactgttatagtgacgtctagacgtactgttatagtgacacctagacgtactgttatagtgacgtctagacgtaatgtaatagtgacgtctagacgtactgttatagtgacgtctagacgtactgttatagtgacgtctagacgtactgttataggtgacgtctagacgtactgttatagtgacgtctagacgtactgttatagtgacgtctagacatactgttatagtgacgtctagacgtacggttatagtgacgtctagacgtactgttataggtgacgtctagacgtactgttatagtgacgtctagaagtactgttatagtgacgtctagacgtactgttatagtgacgtctatacgtattattatatttacgtctagacgtattattatagtgacgtctagaggtattattatagtgacgtctagacggaTTATTATAGTGaagtctagacgtattattatagtgacgtctatacgtattattatagtgacgtctagacgtattattatagtgacgtctagacgtattattatagtgacgtctatacgtattattatagtgacgtctatacgtattattatagtgacgtctagacgaattattatagtgacgtctagacgtattattatagtgacgtctagacgtattgttatagtgacgtctagacgtattgttatagtgacgtctagatgtactgttatagtgacgtctagacgtactgttatagtgacacctagacgtactgttatagtgacgtctagacgtaatgtaatagtgacgtctagacgtactgttatagtgacgtctagacgtactgttatagtgacgtctagacgtactgttatagtgacgtctatacgtactgttatagtgacgtctagacgtactgttatagtgacgtctagaggtattattatagtgacgtctagacgtattattatagtgatgTCTAGACGtaattattatagtgacgtctagacgtaattattatagtgacgtctagacgtaattattatagtgacgtctagacgtaattattatagtgacgtctagatgtattattatagtgacgtctagacgtattattatagtgacgtctagacgtattattatagtgacatCTAGACGTAatattatagtgacgtctagacgtattattatagtgacgtctagacgtattattatgatactactactactatataggactatatataatattatattttattattagtattagctGCTAAATTAAAAACTAAGGTTTTGTGTACAGTACTAGTAGGCCTTATGGGATATCTGTAGTTCAATAAGTAACATATTGACACCCGGAGATTGACTACGCCTTTGCTGTTTTAATttatctgtatttatttttttgatgTATAGGCATaagaaaatgaaatgtattctaaaatgttttatttgttaatataaaaattaaacatttcattcatcTATGTTTCAGGATAGGTTTATATTTTTAGGATGCATGGattcttttttctattttggggaataaattaaaattcataagAACACCTGTCAGAATAATGAatcttttgaattgaattggtgAATTCTCTAGCATTAATGTgtcatttacatttttaccTGCACAGGTGCTTCGGATGCACCAAACATCAAACAAAAGAAACAAGTGGATCAAAATGGAAGGTACGTTTACTAGGATGTGCATCTTGATGCAAACAAATAAATTAGAATGAAATATAACTGAGCTGTTGGTGCAATATTGAATCCAATAGATTTTGTATAATTGTATCTCCACAGAATTCAGTCTCTATGATTCGACCACGCAAGAGGGTAGACAGAAGACGGATGGATCATATagaaatttcttttttattatatgAATCTCTTGAGCAACGAAATAGCTAAATTGCATCAACACACTCCACTGGGACATGAATACCACTGATTTCGCACCGTGATATTCTACAAAACACTTGATTTTCATGTTCCCACCTAAATATCTCGGCTATtaaaaatcagatttttttggTTAGTAGCTCAAAATAAACAGTAGACAATACTGAACATTATGATATATGTTTgaatttgtaaatttaaaaaaagtatgtgTCATTTTACCTTTTAAAACTCACCATCCACAGTGCCCGCTGACAATTTTTTACCTATTttctaagggcctgtttctgctgcataaaaataaccggttaaaatcagtgtgaataaattaaaatcggtgtgaataaatgaactccattttcttggcagcagaaacaggacaaatttgtggtaaccTGTTAAAAGACAGCGCAAAAtcgcttttttttttcacacccacatcatacaattttgggccattatgtaacatgtttccatgatttagccaccgttatatttacctttacaataaaaaatgcctttcaaaacagcTCCATTTCCGCGAATACCTTGAtcgaactgtggccattttagaatcagaaaattgccagaaatcaatgtatgttttattttctgtttttatttttaaattgcggagagtggtttttataaagaaccagctagctgtacatatcaaaacggcgacgatatgagtctgtacataaaacattaattaaaattccagtatatcaccgggcggtttagaactaatgttctttgcctgtcgtgtttatatattatattcatgaaatgtattatttgaaaCTCGTACTTACTTTTTTTAATaccttattcatttgttttattattgattgaaggaaagaaaataaatgtttacattgaattgaattgaaaattgataGGAcctattaatatgaataataataatattaataatgaaatattaattaaacctCTCTTTCGCCATCTGAAAATTTGTCTTGCctttcaaaactaaataggcctaggcctaaaatagaCTGTGTCAAAATAGCAaaatctattttgaaaaaatctaaaaaatccTCAAAATCGCGGCAAAATTCAATAGGGTTTGCCTGTGTTATCAAGCCTTTACTTGACAGACCGTTGGATTGCAGCTAAGTTTGAGGTTAATTtttcattatataatttgtaagtaacattttaatttttatatcattCTTATGTTTGATATATAAGGAACAATTATTAGGTGTTATTTAGTTCTATATGTCGTTTTTTATATTCACAATTGCAAAATTAAGATACCAATGTTTGAATGCAAGCAAGCTGGGATCTACCATTTATCACTCGGGTAATGGTTAAGTTTATCTTTCTGTGACCTGTTTAATTAATAGATGGTAATTATTACGAAGTCTGGAAATGTTCATACTATACTAgtttatgtcattttaatttctttggTTAAAACATGTAAtcaataattttgtaaattagTTGTAGTCAAAATGGTTGACCTCCCCTCCTATATAATGGACGATGACAAGACTTGGGTTGCAAGAACTTGGTATGAACC
This is a stretch of genomic DNA from Antedon mediterranea chromosome 3, ecAntMedi1.1, whole genome shotgun sequence. It encodes these proteins:
- the LOC140045188 gene encoding uncharacterized protein, which codes for MADPDYKKLRRIAKGRFTRICNSIVAAIDQNKTIEYVHMLNADLKEAWKSVNDRHESVVLQSAKDEEENENWIGQLGKTYDEVREMILRHKTRINEQHIDSEAIDRRHLQEEEVQISAMRAKNVRSIQHDDFQQLCDQIIQLINKNSVEGVKAARADLVKLMEDVKTAHMQYVSMLPNEEAINENLWLQSVRDKYGETSSAVAIFLEHLDKSKTQKTVDEKRKGGIQLEKMRLPTFDGDVRAYPRFKTDFLKFILPETTRDQAAFVLRKSLGEKPLQVVGAVDDDINEIWKRLDERYGDPIKLADAVMHDFESIDSLKDGDDKRFVEFVDIIERGHNDLRKLGMEKEMSNTRVVSDIERRLPPAIRREWSRSLYDEKAVIDRTDRFPALLKFLVREKKSVEYEVSGVRSKPSSRFTINTTNIEERNDAPKSENNKNCLVHDMGQHTTPECRAYIAMNLSDKTQLVRAKGACFGCLVRGHRIAECKNKRQCGVSECSRLHHSSLHDDTVGDNSQPKTTLNHHTGVATSKQTGACLLQLMSIKVGAGHMNVLFDGCATASLVTNKSARAAKLKGQPLKIAITKIGGLTEEIDSFHYIVPLIDKQGSVINISAYGIDQITSNIECIAVQHVVGLFSKVRFEEIKRPTGQVDLLVGYEYAGYHPIRMEAAEHLLLLENRFGKCLGGSHPTLKENTTTLVKTAALIHHVTTCSLDSFIKMAGMGVQCNPQCGSCRCGRCPVGAKEYTLKEERELALIEKNLKFCGSHWIAEYPWIKDPAELPNNRNAALFALKSLENRLKKDPEKAVAYNTKMKNMYKMKKIAGALNVLTANDINEAELLWIIECQKPIMDMLINNEKRFDDQYAKLSPRVQDDGVIVVGARAQRHINFSYNNQEVPLLTANHRFSKLYVTHAHNRSHCGVQSTVSLVRLRYWILNLQRLAKSIRHHCVPCRKREKDMSGQQMGQLPIERLKPSPPWSFIGVDLFGPFITRGEVNKRARGKAYGIIFTCFVTQAVYLDLATDYSTTGFLQAFRRFVSIRGYPTEIYNQLVSASKELKGVIDGWQESDLHDFGITKGTTWKFSAADSPWQNGVTEILNKGIKKGIHHAIGGQVLPFNELQTVLFEVANLVNERPIGRHPTDPEDGAYLCPNTILLGRATTRVPSGPWRATNNIRNRIEFVQSLIKSFWGKWNRDYFPSLIVRQKWHHEKRNMQIGDVVLVQDSNTARGKWRMGLGSSVYPDINGKVRTVQVELRNEDRNAKQTVTRAVQRLIVLVAVDGINE